Proteins encoded in a region of the Elaeis guineensis isolate ETL-2024a chromosome 7, EG11, whole genome shotgun sequence genome:
- the LOC140859342 gene encoding uncharacterized protein has translation MGTALLVIALEVRWGTTRVIQISTANPPLVLKSEDKLEDIMSDKNWMKLNDRANDVNEGYEPQEPNPKAAAFYRLLKDADKNLYPGCDKISKLSFAVKLLHLKCSNNWSDTSMDKLLKVFKEVLPNGALVPNSFYEAKKLIQDLGLEHIKIDACLNDCVIYWREHANAIVCPVCNLSRWKYQGRTRNIPHKILHYFPLKPRLQRLYMSKITAKDMRWHEKKRINDGILRHPADSFAWKSFDDKYKSFSADPRSVRLGLASDGFQPFGNMSTPHSIWPVVLIPYNLPPWQCMKDPYFMMTLLIPDPKCPENDIDVYLQPLIEELKELWDIGVETYDAHTRQNFNLHAAVLWTINDFPAYGNLSGWMTKGKLACPCCHKDTCSLSIRSKICYMGHRRFLPKNHSWRRNKRSFDGKCEYRDAPKVLTGDDMLDQLRKLKKVTFGKGQKRKRDDFNDVYNWRKKSIFFQLPYWKDLKLRNNLDVMHIARNISSNILRIVLDIKGKTKDTLKGHFDLVDMNIRHNLHPYIENDKLKMPQILPVAIRGLLPKFVCEPLIELSNFFRNLCSKSLKVQDLKQLEDDIVMTLCKLETIFPPAFFDIMIHLPIHLASEAKIGGPVQYRWMYPVERYLRTLKSYVRNKARPEGSIARGYLANECLTFCSRYLNSVETKFNRVPRNDDGAISYQGLSIFAKDGCAKGAFKSYELNAQEFTQAQAYVLRNCEEVWPYIE, from the exons ATGGGTACTGCTCTCCTTGTGATTGCTCTAGAAGTAAGATGGGGCACCACTCGGGTGATACAAATTTCAACAGCCAACCCTCCCCTGGTCCTTAAAAGTGAGGACAAATTGgag GACATAATGTCAGATAAGAACTGGATGAAACTTAATGACAGAGCAA ATGATGTGAATGAAGGATATGAACCCCAAGAACCAAATCCGAAAGCAGCAGCCTTTTACAGGTTGCTTAAAGATGCTGATAAAAATTTGTATCCTGGATGTGACAAGATCTCCAAATTATCCTTTGCTGTGAAGTTActccatttaaaatgttcaaataattggaGTGATACATCAATGGATAAGTTGCTGAAGGTTTTTAAGGAAGTTCTTCCAAATGGTGCCTTAGTTCCAAACTCATTTTATGAAGCTAAGAAGCTTATTCAGGATTTGGGACTTGAACATATAAAAATAGATGCATGCTTGAATGATTGTGTTATATATTGGAGAGAGCATGCCAATGCAATCGTATGTCCTGTATGTAACTTATCCCGCTGGAAATATCAAGGCAGAACGCGCAATATCCCTCACAAGATTTTACATTATTTTCCTTTGAAACCAAGACTCCAGAGGTTGTATATGTCTAAAATCACTGCAAAGGACATGAGATGGCATGAGAAGAAAAGGATAAATGATGGCATATTAAGACATCCAGCTGACTCATTCGCTTGGAAATCCTTTGATGATAAGTACAAGTCCTTTTCTGCAGATCCTCGGAGTGTTAGACTTGGTCTTGCAAGTGATGGCTTCCAACCATTTGGAAATATGTCTACCCCTCATAGTATATGGCCAGTTGTGTTGATTCCATATAATTTACCTCCATGGCAATGTATGaaagatccttattttatgatgaCACTTCTTATTCCAGATCCTAAGTGCCCCGAAAATGACATTGATGTGTATCTACAGCCTTTAATTGAAGAGTTGAAGGAGTTATGGGATATAGGAGTAGAGACATATGATGCTCATACACGACAAAATTTCAACTTACATGCTGCTGTCctttggactattaatgattttcccgCATATGGTAATTTGTCTGGATGGATGACTAAAGGAAAACTAGCTTGTCCTTGTTGCCACAAAGACACTTGCTCTCTTTCAATACGAAGTAAGATTTGTTACATGGGGCATCGTCGGTTCTTACCCAAAAATCATTCATGGCGACGTAATAAAAGATCTTTTGATGGAAAATGTGAATATAGAGATGCACCTAAGGTACTAACTGGTGATGATATGTTGGATCAGCTGCGTAAGTTAAAAAAAGTTACTTTTGGGAAGGGTCAAAAGCGTAAGCGTGATGATTTTAACGATGTTTACAATTGGAGGAAGAAGAGTATATTCTTTCAATTGCCTTATTGGAAGGATCTGAAATTGCGCAATAATCTTGATGTGATGCATATTGCGAGAAACATTTCTTCTAACATTTTAAGAATTGTGCTGGATATAAAAGGAAAGACAAAAGATACATTGAAGGGCCATTTTGACCTTGTAGATATGAACATTAGGCACAATCTTCATCCTTATATTGaaaatgataaattgaagatgccA CAAATACTTCCAGTTGCCATTCGGGGATTATTGCCTAAGTTTGTTTGTGAGCCATTGATTGAGCTAAGTAACTTCTTTAGAAACTTATGCTCAAAGTCGTTAAAAGTTCAAGATCTAAAACAGTTGGAGGATGACATTGTTATGACTCTGTGTAAACTTGAAACAATATTCCCACCAGCTTTCTTTGATATTATGATTCATTTACCAATTCACTTGGCAAGCGAGGCTAAAATTGGTGGACCGGTCcaatatagatggatgtatccagtTGAAAG ATATTTGCGAACATTAAAGTCTTATGTCCGAAACAAAGCTCGTCCAGAGGGGTCAATTGCAAGAGGTTATCTTGCAAATGAATGCCTTACATTCTGTTCTaggtatttgaatagtgttgaaaCAAAATTTAATCGAGTCCCACGAAATGATGATGGAGCTATTTCATACCAAGGACTATCAATCTTTGCCAAAGATGGCTGTGCAAAAGGAGCTTTTAAGTCTTATGAGCTTAATGCTCAGGAGTTTACACAAGCTCAAGCATATGTTCTTCGAAACTGTGAGGAAGTTTGGCCATATATTGAGTAA